A stretch of Arachis hypogaea cultivar Tifrunner chromosome 15, arahy.Tifrunner.gnm2.J5K5, whole genome shotgun sequence DNA encodes these proteins:
- the LOC112751791 gene encoding F-box/kelch-repeat protein At3g23880-like, which produces MEAEDPTAAVLLCEVVVMEILSWLPAKPLTRLKLVCKSWNSIISDPHFVKLHLHRSPKNGILLTLDEEKKWDLVFSSVESFIQNPSSTLVAQENRYSLHVDDWVVGSCNGLVCVALALDHPKTDIWDTWVRLLNPLTGCISENSPCLRVNMDNVLGFGYDESSDSYKVLAIIWDSSGTLITQVYSFGGSSWKRIKSFPAFPFSSEDNGSFIGGTLNWIALRTPHGGRYDWNAVTLDMLTLVSFDLKSDTSKEIPLPKGIDEIPSEEQTLGVWGNSLYLLHDYQNTHFIAWQMKEFGDENSWTQLLKISFHHLGVEWLFPGFVFENGNVFMLRGSHGSEAVFYDRRDNSVKRVNINNLDFDAFDYVESLVQLC; this is translated from the coding sequence ATGGAGGCTGAAGACCCAACAGCGGCGGTCCTCTTGTGTGAAGTGGTGGTGATGGAGATCCTCTCTTGGCTTCCTGCAAAGCCTCTGACGCGCCTGAAGCTTGTGTGCAAGTCATGGAACTCCATCATCTCCGACCCTCACTTCGTCAAACTTCACCTTCACCGTTCACCCAAAAATGGCATCCTCCTCACCCTCGACGAAGAAAAAAAATGGGACTTAGTGTTTAGTAGCGTTGAATCCTTCATCCAGAATCCATCATCCACTCTTGTTGCTCAAGAGAATCGCTACTCCCTACACGTAGACGACTGGGTTGTGGGTTCATGCAACGGGTTGGTTTGTGTGGCCCTTGCTCTTGACCACCCCAAGACCGATATTTGGGATACCTGGGTGCGTTTATTGAACCCTCTCACAGGGTGTATTTCAGAGAACTCGCCGTGCTTACGTGTCAATATGGACAATGTTCTTGGATTTGGGTATGATGAGTCAAGTGATAGTTACAAGGTACTGGCTATCATTTGGGATTCTTCTGGAACATTGATTACGCAAGTTTATAGCTTTGGTGGCAGTTCATGGAAGAGGATCAAAAGTTTTCCTGCTTTTCCGTTTTCTTCTGAAGATAATGGCTCCTTCATCGGTGGCACTCTTAATTGGATAGCTCTCCGTACCCCGCATGGAGGTCGTTATGATTGGAATGCTGTTACACTTGATATGTTAACGCTTGTTTCTTTTGACCTGAAATCGGATACAAGTAAAGAGATTCCGCTTCCAAAGGGTATCGATGAGATCCCCAGTGAAGAGCAAACTCTGGGAGTTTGGGGAAATAGCCTGTATCTTCTTCATGATTACCAGAACACTCATTTTATTGCATGGCAAATGAAGGAGTTTGGAGATGAAAATTCTTGGACTCAATTGCTAAAGATTAGTTTTCACCATCTCGGTGTTGAATGGCTATTTCCAGGATTTGTATTTGAGAATGGAAATGTCTTCATGTTGAGAGGCAGCCATGGTTCTGAGGCAGTTTTTTATGACCGAAGAGATAATAGTGTTAAACGCGTTAATATCAACAATCTTGACTTCGATGCATTTGATTATGTTGAGAGCTTGGTTCAGCTTTGTTAA